DNA sequence from the Brevundimonas sp. NIBR10 genome:
GGCGGCATGAAGCGGCGGGTGATGATCGCCAAGGCCCTGTCTCACGAGCCCGATATCCTGTTCCTGGACGAGCCGACCGCTGGCGTCGATGTCGAGCTGCGCCGTGACATGTGGGGGCTGGTCCGAAAGCTGCGCGATCGCGGCGTCACCATCATCCTGACCACCCACTATATCGAGGAGGCCGAGGAAATGGCCGATCGGGTGGGGGTGATCCTGAAGGGCGAACTGATCCTCGTCGAACAGACCGCCACCCTGATGAAGAAGCTGGGCAGGAAGACCCTGACGCTGAACCTGACCGAGACGCTGGCCGCCGTGCCGCCCGAACTGGCGCGCTGGAACGTCAGCCTGAACGCCGAGGCCCACGAGCTGGTCTATGAGTTCGACGCCAATGCCGAGGACACCGGGGTGCCGTCCCTGATCCGCGCGCTGGAAGAGCTGGGTATCGGCTTCAAGGACCTGAACACCAAACAGAGCTCGCTGGAGGACATCTTCGTCAGCCTCGTGCATCGCGACAAGACGCCCACCCTCTCGGCAGGAGCGGCCGCATGACTTTCAACGCATACGGCGTCTGGGCGATCTACCGGTTCGAGATGGCGCGGGCCCTGCGTACCCTGTGGCAGTCGGTGGTCACGCCGGTGATCACCACGGCGCTCTATTTCGTCGTCTTCGGCTCGGCCATCGGCGGGCGGATGACCGAGGTGGACGGCGTGGCCTACGGCGCCTTCATCGTGCCGGGCCTGATCATGCTGAGCCTGTTCACCCAGTCGATCTTCAACGCCTCGTTCGGCATCTATTTTCCCAAGTTTACCGGCACGATCTACGAGATCCTGTCGGCGCCCGTGTCGCCCATGGAGATCGTCATCGCCTATGTCGGGGCGGCGGCGACCAAGTCGGCGGTGCTGGGGCTGATCATCCTGGCCACGGCGGCCTTCTTCGTGCCCTTGCAGGTGCTGCATCCGGTGGCGATGTTCGCCATGCTGGTGCTGATCTCGGTCACCTTCAGCCTGTTCGGCTTCATCATCGGCATCTGGGCGGACGGGTTCGAACAGCTGCAGATGATCCCCATGCTGGTGGTGACACCCCTGACGTTTCTGGGCGGGTCCTTCTATTCGATCGACATGCTGCCGCCGGTGTGGCGGACCATCACCCTGTTCAACCCGGTGGTCTATCTGATCTCGGGCTTCCGCTGGACCTTTTACGGCTCGGGGGACGTTGCGGTGGGGTGGAGCGTTCTGGCGACCCTGGGTTTCCTCGGGGTCTGTCTGCTGATCGTCGGCTGGATGTTCAAGACCGGCTACCGCCTGAAGGCGTAGGGAGACATCGTCATGGTCGAAGCCGTCTGGAACGGGGCCGTCATCGCGCGGTCTGACGACACCGTCGTGGTCGAGGGCAACCACTATTTCCCGCGCGCGGCCGTGGACGCCGCCGTGCTGAAACCCAGCGCGACGACCAGCGTCTGTGGCTGGAAGGGGACCGCGTCCTATCACTCGATCGAGGTGGACGGGAAAACCAACACCGACGCCGCCTGGTACTATCCCGAACCCAAGTCGGCGGCGGCCGAGATCGCCGACCGCATCGCCTTCTGGAAGGGCGTTCAGGTCCGCTGACCGGCGGGCCGCGACAGTCGCCCCGGGGAGCGGGTCATGAATCCGACCCGGTTCGAGGGCAAGCCTTCCGGCCCCGTACGAAGACCCCCGCGTGAGCCCGCCATGACCGATCGAGACGACGCGACCGAAGACACCCCCCAGACCCCGTCCCAGATCGCGCACCAGCCCTTCGTGCGCCGTCAGGCCCAGTGGGGTCGGCCGCCGTCGCAGATCTTCCAGGTCGGGCCCCTGCCGAAGGCGACGCCGCTTCCGCCCCTGCCCGAGCCCCCGCCGATGCGGGCACCGGTCGCCGCCCCGCGCCCGTCGGGTTCGGCCTCGTCCATTCTCAGCGGATCGATGATCCCCCGCGCGGCTCCGGCCCGGCCCGCCGCTCCGGCGGCCGCTCCGACCACGCCCCAACCGGTTGCCCCCACGGCGGCGTCCACGCACGTCGCTGCACCCGCGAGGCTCGCCATCGACGCAGAGGTCCGCCCCCTGCCGCCCGCGCCCCGGATATCGCCCGTACCCCTGGCGCCCACGGTGACGCCCCCGTCGGCGCCGGAAACGGTCGCCCCATCCGCCGCGATCGGTGTGCGACCCCGGCCCGCGCCGAAGTCCAGGATGCCCCTCTATGCCGGTGGCGCGGTGGCGGTTCTGCTGCTGGCCGCAGGCGGGGTCTGGCTCGCCACCCGCACGGTTCCGATCGAGACCCCCGTGGCGGCCGAGGTCACGGCCCCGGTGTCTGCGCCGGCATCCGTGCCGGTGACACCGGTCGCGCCGCCCGAGGTCGCCTCAGCGCTCGAGGCTGCTGTGACCACGCCCACGCCCACGTCCACGCCCGCGCTTGCGCCCCGCGCGGTTCCACCAATGCCGACCACCTCTCCGACCAGGGCCGCCTCCCAACCCGCGCCGTCCCGCTCATCCGCGCCCACGCGAGCGCCTGTCGCCTCGACGCCGGAGCCCGTCGCCCCTCCCGCGATCGAGACCCAGCCCCTGATCGTCCCCGCGCCGCCGCCACCGACCGCCGCGAGGCCGTCGCAGGCCGATCCCGACGCCCCGATCTCGACCCGGCCCCAGCCGCTGGACTGAGGCGAACGCAGGGCGACGCCATGCGGAAGGAATTTATTCCTTCCGCCTCCTTGCGCATGGGCCGGCAGCAGCTATGTGGGGTGGATAGCGACCGTCGCCGTCGGCTTTCAAACGGTTGAAACGGTTGAAACGATCGACGCTTTTTATCGGCCGTTCGGATCAGCGCTCAGGCCGTACGCAGGGTCAGGTAGCCGCGCTCGACCATGCGGCGCAGGCCCTCATAGGCCTCCGACAGTTCCTCATAGGCGCTGCGGAAGGCGGTGAGGCGGGCGGTCTGGTCGGGGGTGACGGGTGAGCCGGATTCGGATAGGCGCAGGGCCTCCGAGACCCATTTCGTGCGGGCCGTGGCGACCGAGACGGCCAGGCGCTGGAACATGGCCGCGTCGATCACCGACAGGGAGGCGGCGATGACCTCGCGGTTGGAGATGAAGGCGGTGTAGTCGATCTGCTCCAGCAGGCCGCGCAGGCGGCGCTGCTCGTGCGGATCGGAATCCTGCGGCTCGAAATGGTCGCGCGAGCGGCGGGTGGAACCGGTGAGGATACTCGACATCGTCAGACCCATGGGGCGGGGAGCGGGGGGCGGAAACGGGGGCGTCAGGGCCTGAGGGTGCGCCTCGCCGGTTAACGATCTGTTCCAGTGGCCACCGGCCGGGGCCGGTCCGGCGCGGTCCACCCGGGTGGCAGGGGTTCGCCCCAGCCCTCGGGCAGGTCGGCCGGGTCGTGGTTGAAATAGCCGGTGGGTGAGCGGAACCCCAGCACATACCAGACCTCGATCATCCGGCCCCAGGCCAGGGCCGTCATCGGCGCGGGGGCCGTCTTCAGGGCGGCCAGGCCCAGGCCCAGCCGACCCGCGACGTCGGCGGCCTCCAGCGGGCCGTCCGGTTCGGACAGGATGTCGTCGATCAGGGTGTTCAGGGCGGTCTCGACCCGGCGCACGACCTTGGGCGAGGCGGCGTCGGGGCCCAGGGTCCAGTCGCGCGCTTCGGCACGCAGGGCCGTCAGGCGAGTGCGGATCTCCGGGGTGAGCCGGGCAGTCTCGTCGTCGGGCGCGGGTTCAGGCTTGCGCTCCTGCAACAGGCGCACGGCCAGGGCACCCCCGGCGACGAGGACCAGGGCGATGGCCTGGATGGCGCGGGCGTTACTCATGACGGGGCGTGGGCGCGGGACATGGACCGGATCTCCGCCCGGCCCGTGCCCGCGTCAAGTCAGAGCAGGGCGGCGAACAGGACGGCGACCACCATGACGTCGAAGGCGCGAAAGGCGGAAGGGAGGAATGACATGGGCTGGGACCGCTGGATCGGGACAGAGGCCCCGTTCGCTGCAAGCCCCAGGCCAGATCGCGCATCAGGCGAAACGGCGCGTGGGTCGGTGGATCAGACCTCGGTCTTGCCGGTCTTGCCGACGGGGGGGCGGCGCTCCTTCTCGCCCGAATACTCGGCCCCCAGATAGGTCGATCGGGCCGCATCCATGACCGGCGGGCCGCCCCGAATGCCGGTGCGCTGCCCGCCCTGGCCGATCAACTGGGCTGCGAAGGCGGCTGCGGGGGCGGCACTGACGTCGCGGATCAGGGTGGCGCGCTGGGCAGGCTCTGCCGGGCCATCCTGTGCAGGGTCGGGCTCGATGTCTGTCGGAACGAGGGCGCGAGAGGCGGGGCCTTCGCCGGGCCTGCGCCGCTGGGACGCGCGACGATCGCCGGAGCGACGCTCATTGCCCGCGATCGGGGGAATGGGTCGGACGCCGTCGGTCATCGCCCGGCGGTCCTCACGGCTTGGGGGTTGAGGCGATGCGCTCGATCTGGGCCCGCATCTCTTCCATCTGACGGCGCATCTCGTCCAGCGGATCGGGGCCGGAGGGGGCTGCCGGCGCGGCCTCCTGAGGGGCCTCGGGCTCGGGACGGGCGGCGGTGTAGGTCGAGAAGGCCGGGAACATCTTCATGGCGTTCTGGAAGATGGCCATGTTCTGCTTGACGGCCTCCTCCATCAGATTGCCGGTCGGACCGCTGGAGAAGGCCTTGGCGACCTGGGTGCGGTACTGCTCCTGCTGGCGCGAGAAGCTCTCCAGCGACATCTCCAGATACGAGGGCAGCACCCCCTGCATCTGGCCGCCGTAGAAGCCGATCAGCTGGCGCAGGAACTGGACCGGCAACAGGGCCTCGCCCCGGCTCTCTTCCTCGAAGATGATCTGGGTCAGGATCTGGCGGGTCAGCTCCTCGTTGGTCTTGGCGTCGAAGACCACGAAGTCGGTGCCCTCGCGGACCATCTTGGCGAGGTCTTCCAGGGTGACGTAGGCGCTAGTGCGAGTGTTGTAGAGGCGGCGGTTGGCGTATTTCTTGATGACGACGACGTCGCCGTCCTTGGCCTTGCCAGTGTTGGGTTTGTCGTCAGCCACGCCGATCCAGCTCCCTGTCGATTTTGATCAGTATCCCGCAGTGCGAAGACGGACGCCAGAGGCTTGTTGCACCGCGTTCCGGGACCCCGACATCAGGCCAGCTGTGGGGCCAGGACGACCCCGACGAGGACTGCGACCCAGTGAACGGCGGCACCCGCCACCACGAACCCGTGCCAGATGGCACGGCGGAACTTCACCCGGGGACTGATGAAGACGAACACGCCGGTGGTGTAGATCAGCCCGCCCAGCACCAGCAGGGCCAGGGCGATGGGATGAACCGTCTCCAGCATGGGCTTCATCGCCACCACCGCCAGCCAGCCGAACAGGATATAGACCCCGCTCCAGAAGGCGTCGGAGATGCGGGGCGCGACCAGCTTGACCGCCACGCCCGCCGCAGCGATGGCCCAGACCACCAGGGTGAAGCCGATGGCCCACATCCCCTCGAATCTCTGGGTCGTAAAGGGGGTATAGCTGCCCGCGATCATCAGAAAGATCGCCGCCTCGTCCATCCGCCTCAGCACGGGCCGGGCGGCGCATGGGTTGGTCCAGTTGTAGATGGTCGAAGTGGTCAGCATGGCGATCAGGCAGATCGCATAGACCGCCGTGGCGATGACCGCTCCGGGTCCGCCGTAGATCGCCGCCAGCACCGCCAGGACGATGCCGCCGACGCTGGCCAGGGACAGGCCGGTGATATGGACCCACAGATCGGCCAGGCGCTCGGCCCGGGTCTGGTAGTGATCGATCATGTCCAGCGCGTCGGGCGTGCAGACATGGGTAAACAATGACTTCAGGCGCATCCTCATGGCTCCATCAAGCCGCCGACCGTTCGGTTCGTTCCCTCCATCTGGACGCAAGCCGATGACCATCTGCTGAATCCGGCGTATGGGGCGTGACGAAAGCCGTCCTATGCGGCAGAAACGCCACGCAATATTTCAGCTCCGGATGAATACCCATGACTGACGTCGTCATCGTCTCCGCCGCCCGCACCCCGGTCGGATCCTTCATGGGCGGGCTGTCCAGCCTGCCGGCGTCCAAACTGGGCGAGATCGCGATCAAGGGCGCTCTGGAGCGCGCGGGCGTGGACGCCGCCGACGTCGACGAGGTGATCCTGGGCCAGGTCTTGCAGGCCGGGACGGGTCAGGGACCGGCGCGCCAGGCCTCGATCGGTGCCGGCCTGCCGATCGAAACCCCGGCCTGGAGCCTGAACCAGCTGTGCGGCTCGGGCCTGCGCGCGGTCGCGCTGGGCTACCAGCAGATCATGCAGGGCGACGCCGCCATCGTCGTCGCCGGCGGCCAGGAGAGCATGAGCCAGGCCCAGCATTCGGCCTTCCTGCGCAGCGGCCAGAAGATGGGCGCGCTCGAGTTCACCGACACCATGCTGAAGGACGGGCTGATCGACGCCTTCCACGGCTATCACATGGGCCAGACCGCCGAGAACATCGCCGACAAGTGGCAGATCACCCGCGCCGCCCAGGACGGGTTCGCCGTGACCTCCCAGAACCGCGCCGAAGCCGC
Encoded proteins:
- a CDS encoding hemolysin III family protein, translated to MRMRLKSLFTHVCTPDALDMIDHYQTRAERLADLWVHITGLSLASVGGIVLAVLAAIYGGPGAVIATAVYAICLIAMLTTSTIYNWTNPCAARPVLRRMDEAAIFLMIAGSYTPFTTQRFEGMWAIGFTLVVWAIAAAGVAVKLVAPRISDAFWSGVYILFGWLAVVAMKPMLETVHPIALALLVLGGLIYTTGVFVFISPRVKFRRAIWHGFVVAGAAVHWVAVLVGVVLAPQLA
- a CDS encoding ABC transporter ATP-binding protein codes for the protein MPSAITITGLTKTYKSGLQALKQVDLTIERGEIFALLGPNGAGKTTLISIVCGIVSPSTGTVIADGHDIQKDYRLARSKIGLVPQELTTDAFETVLATVTFSRGLFGKSPNPAFIEQVLKDLSLWDKKDSKIMTLSGGMKRRVMIAKALSHEPDILFLDEPTAGVDVELRRDMWGLVRKLRDRGVTIILTTHYIEEAEEMADRVGVILKGELILVEQTATLMKKLGRKTLTLNLTETLAAVPPELARWNVSLNAEAHELVYEFDANAEDTGVPSLIRALEELGIGFKDLNTKQSSLEDIFVSLVHRDKTPTLSAGAAA
- a CDS encoding DUF427 domain-containing protein, whose protein sequence is MVEAVWNGAVIARSDDTVVVEGNHYFPRAAVDAAVLKPSATTSVCGWKGTASYHSIEVDGKTNTDAAWYYPEPKSAAAEIADRIAFWKGVQVR
- a CDS encoding ABC transporter permease: MTFNAYGVWAIYRFEMARALRTLWQSVVTPVITTALYFVVFGSAIGGRMTEVDGVAYGAFIVPGLIMLSLFTQSIFNASFGIYFPKFTGTIYEILSAPVSPMEIVIAYVGAAATKSAVLGLIILATAAFFVPLQVLHPVAMFAMLVLISVTFSLFGFIIGIWADGFEQLQMIPMLVVTPLTFLGGSFYSIDMLPPVWRTITLFNPVVYLISGFRWTFYGSGDVAVGWSVLATLGFLGVCLLIVGWMFKTGYRLKA
- the phaR gene encoding polyhydroxyalkanoate synthesis repressor PhaR is translated as MADDKPNTGKAKDGDVVVIKKYANRRLYNTRTSAYVTLEDLAKMVREGTDFVVFDAKTNEELTRQILTQIIFEEESRGEALLPVQFLRQLIGFYGGQMQGVLPSYLEMSLESFSRQQEQYRTQVAKAFSSGPTGNLMEEAVKQNMAIFQNAMKMFPAFSTYTAARPEPEAPQEAAPAAPSGPDPLDEMRRQMEEMRAQIERIASTPKP